The region TCCCCCGCTGTGAAGCACGCGCTTGGTATTATTTAATAATGCTTTCACAATCGGTGCGGTTATTTGACTCTTTATTTCTAAGAATGACCACGACGATGAGGCTGGCGACAGCGATGATAATGATGAAAGTGGTTGGTCAACTGCACATTTGCTAATATCATTTAACAACGAGTTCATAACGTGTGGAATATTGTAGATTATagggtttattccgtgctgaacagagaagaaggaaacacgacgtttcggctgtggagccttcttcgggtctGATCACCACCGGAACCGCtgaaaggctccacagccgaaacgttgtgtttcctttcttctcttttccacATGGAATCAACCTTAacttgttcccttgcagcctacgcatgctgacgcagctccctgcttgaactATTTTACATCGAGTTTACCATTAGAGTGGCgtgatggcacagtggttagcactgcagtGCTGAGACCCTGGGCTCAActcctatctgtgtggagtttgcgtgttctccccaatctcttgtgggtttcctcccacagttcaaaggcaTGCTGGGACTGTAGggcaattggcttctgggaaaattcgccctggtgtgtgtgtgtgtgtcctgtgatggactggcgtcctgtccagggtgtaccctgccttgcgcccgttacTTTCTGGGATAGTCTGGCTCCCCTGTTATCCTGAATTGAATAAAGCAGTCAGGAAGTGTATGGGtggaaatgtattattaattacaGAGAGAATGATGACAATAATGATAAAGATGAAGATGACAATGACACTGAGGGTGGTAGAACGATGGCGACGAACCACTACCTTAATTATCAGGTTCATTCAAGACTCAATAATTCTTGATCAGCAGatacagttatttttatatatttaaaaattgtcaTCCTTCAAGGAGTAATTACAGCATTTTCCCCAGTCCTTGGATGCGTTCAAACTTgtcagttttcatttcatttttcactaaCGTCACAAAATTACGCATCACATGAGTCAAAAGAcaaaaggaaaaagagaaaacatttcaCAGGTTTCACAGGTTTTAACACCTTCAgtgtttctttcagttttgaTAGGAAGGTGAATGTCTGGGTCTGAAATCGTCTGAGGGCTGAAGCCTCATTCAAAATCAAAAGGCAAAAACAAGCTTTCCTGCCAGACCAGCCCTTCGTGGTTATTTTAGGAATTTTTCATGGTGAGCTGGAAATAATAGAGTcacaaaaagacagagagacaaagaaaagaaagaaaaagcaaaaataaaacacacatctCATACAAAATACAATACTACATTACAGCGCATCTAGAAATCCACAATTTACCACTACATACTTCTACACTGGTTggagtagttcaagtagggagctgcgtcagcatgcgcaggatGCAAAGGGAAGAGTAAAtatttattccaggctgaaaagagaagaaagaaaacacaacgtttcggccgtggagccttcacccgactgacacccgaagaaggctccacagccgaaatgttgtgtttcttttcttctcttttcagcatggaagaaacctttacttgttcttctaTATTGGTGTTGAGCCTCAGGATAGGAACTCCTCTGGAAGCACTCTTTTCTAGATTGCACACATCTCaacacacagagagaagctCAACCAGGGGGGAGGCTGTGCTGGAGCCCTCACTGATAATGTTCAGAGTTTTCAGATTTAAACATGTTGGATATATGGAGGCAACAGATAGTGAGTCACGGCCAGTTATATTACAAGCTGTGGACCACTCTGTTAACtgaaatctaaattaaattgatattttaaTGATACAGAATAGTGAGGGAGAGAATCTCTCAGTCAcaaacacagcaggacaggagacacagtgagagagaggagataccAGAAAATCCCTCAGTAatgaacacacacagcaggacaggagacagtgagagacaggagaggacaGAGAattcctcagtaataaacacatgcaacaggacaggagacacagtgagagtgaGGAGGTGacagaatccctcagtaataaacacacacaaccgaacaggagacacagtgcgAGACAATAGATCACAGAGTAATAAAAACATACAAGAGTATAGTTAAGGCATGAAGTTCTTAACCACGTGATTTTCTGTGCTCCTAACCTGCAGTTCCAAAATAATCCTCTAGGTGTCTCTGTAGGCGTTATATACTCAGGCACTAGGCAATAAACACACGAACTGTGATAAATCAAAACTGTTATATTTATTGATACAATTAAAGAGATGTGCAAGgacaatttaaaaatgctgtttgaaatacttcactgtgtgaaaaagtCTAACTATATCCACCTTCTCTACTGGACACAGACAAATAAAAATTACATATATCATTATTAGCATTATTTTACAAAGCCTACAATCTATCACCAGATCCCTCTTGAAAGATACAGACAATAGTATGACCTTTTAAACCACAAAGCTCACACTTACATAGGTTCTTTGTAGTTCCTGTATCACAACCTTGGTGGCACATGGCATCTTGGAAAGTCTAAACACTTTTGAAGTGGGTTTTAGAAACACGACTCACACAGTGCAAATTACACGATCAAAGCTTACAGCGCCATTGTGCAAGGCCTGTTACCAACTCCAGCATTTTGAACAAGAAACACCCACATAGCAGCCCTTGCAAGTGAAATATAGTTGAATAATCTGCTGAAAAAAGACAAGCTTGTTGCAACCGTGCAAAAAAGAACTAATTTCTGAAAGATGCAATCTAACAGCAAAGCTGTGCTCTACCCAGAGCAttcaaatactttttgttttcttagcaACACTTTGTGGCAATGCAGTTTTAAAGCAGCTGGACCACTGCTGAAGGATATATGGAGTTCGGAGACTCAGCTCTTCCTAAATGTGACACGTGGTAAGAGTCTCAGTGGTCTAATACAGTTAGAGAAACAAAACGTCAGAGTCCACGAAACATGCAATAAAACCAAGCAATTAAAACCATCAAAGGCAGAGGCACAAACAGCACGAGAAACAGATTTTGACGTTAAAATCTTCAGCAAGGTTGCTGAAACACTGGATGTTTCCTTCAATTCAATCAATTTAAAGCAAGAACACTTTTCAGTCAACCAGCTCTCCCATTTGTCCAGCAGCCACACCCTAGTGTGTGTCTGGATGTGCTAATGCAGCCAGGTGACACGCTGGCGACACAGGCGTCAGGAGGAGGCTGGGAGTCAGTTCTGGTGTCCTGTGCCATCCTGAGAAAACGTCTGGATACCCTTCCgtgcattttctcttttttcagaaataaacctttttaaatAAGAGATCCCATGTAGGTTTATTGTCAGCGCCCAGCTGTAGAGCCAGACCACTGCCTGGGCGGGACCTGCATGTCGTCACAACTGACAGGCGGCCTAGCGAATTGCTACATAGAAGCTCTCCAGGAAGTCGCCCAGTGGGTTGATGGGAGATGTAGTTTACATAAGGCAGTGCAGCGTCTCTGAGCCAACCTGACCAATATCAGCTAGTTTTCCAATACCCAGAAAGCAGGAAGCACATACTACCTGTTATTGGGAATCAGGGTAACACTTACACAGTTAAATAATATAGGTCAGGTTTTCCTAGCTCCATGAGTACTGACAGAAGTATTCCTTCAAATGGACAGGTTTTCATACTGCAGCTTCAATCTATAAAAGAAGAATTGTTAAACCAGCTGAAAAAGATTAGATTAAgctgcaaaattaaaatttggCTACTTTTTTGCACTGAACTGTGACATTTAAGTGGTCTTCACTAACTGCCTTTTCATAATTTTTACActttatgctgttttttctGAAGGCAGCTCCAATGTAATGATGTTACTGCACTGGTTTCAAATTTTGGTCTTTTCTGTCTATTCAGAAAAGGCACAACTATTCTGTTGACGCACTGCTATGTGATAATCACTTTGATATATAGTATAATTTTCTGTGATATGACTGAATGAAATGGATGCACGGTTAAAAGTCAATACCCAAACACCTCACCAAATTAGATGGTTAAGGTGCTCAGCTGGGACAATTGTTTAAAAAGTAACTTTAGATGAACATATAGCAACCTTTTCGAGCTAGAGGAGTGAAATACAGGTAGAAAACTAGTCCAATACTCTAGGCCCtaaaaataggacagaagacacTGAAAAGGAAGTGATATCGTAGGAGCGCATGTCTGGGTATTATGAAGTCAGTTCTCTGAATTAAGCATTAGACTGGCAGCTCTGGGTGTCTGGTGGTGTCTGGTTGTCTCAGTCTTTCTACAGTGAGTTCATTTCCTTTCCTGAAATGTCACAGTAGAGTAATGAAGTTCATTCTCCTGTGGAAACAAAAAGAAGATGTGTGAGTCCTATTTTAGAACAAAGCTCTGGGATAGATCGATTATCGGCTCAAAAGCTTCAGTCATAAAACCTTGCTGTCAGAGACTGAGAGATACTCACAGTGGCATCAGATGGCACCATGAAAGAGACTCTTGGGGTGTCTGCAGCCCGCTGTCCTGTGAGAGGAAACAGATTTCAGACTCAGATCAGAACCAGACCAGCGGGACACAGTGGATACGGCACTAGACCGTGAGATACTCCCAGCAGGTTAGCTGGTCTGTTAGATCTCAGCTGCTCAGCAGGCCTGGTCAATACTGAGAACCAGCATCCAGGAAATCCAGTTGCTGCCGGAAGTGGTgttggtagaccagtaggcgGCGCTCTTCCTTTTGCATTGCACAATTTCCAAAGTGCCTAATACCACGTctggggacactgtgctgtaggaggtgccaTGCATCTGATGTTTAGAGCTGTTAATCTCACGTCCTGGCAATTTGGTCATTAAAGGGTTGTTAACACTGGTGTCCTGCCTAAGCTCCACTCTGGGCTGTACTGTCTGGCCTCACTAAAGATCATCCACAACCCCCCTGGTTCAGCAGTTCCTCTCTGCTGCCCTGATCTGTgagcagtggggctgctgtgtgtcacttCACTGGGTGAAGTCCAGTACCCCAGATCACCCACAATCCCCCTGGTGCAGCAGTTCCTCTCTGCTGCCCTGATCTGTgagcagtggggctgctgtgtgtcacttCACTGGGTGAAGTCCAGTACCCCAGATCACCCCCAATCCCCCTGGTGCAGCAGTTCCTCTCTGCTGCCCTGATctgtgtgcagtggggctgctgtgtgtcacttCACTGGGAGAAGTCCAGTACCCCAGATCACCCACAATCCCCCTGGTGCAGCAGTTCCTCTCTGCTGCCCTGATCTGTgagcagtggggctgctgtgtggggTGTGAAGTGGAAACACACAGTCAGGGTGAGCAGTGCAAAGTCACTGACTGGCACCGCAGTGCGTTTCCAGCCTTGCGAGGGGTATGATGGGACAGACTGACGCATGAGAAAAGGACTCACGTAAAACAAGAACATTACCTGCTCTGCCAGCTCTCCTCCAGAACTGGAACCTCAGAGCCGCCACAGCGAGGAGGAGCACAGAGACTCCACTCAGTCCGGCCACCAGGGCAGGGCACTTCTCAGGCTGGCCTGCTGACACAGGAACTAATGATTCTTCCTAACCCGCCTTTCAGTCTCCTAGCTCCAAGAGCCTTCAGGacacagtcaggacaggggggcacttctttacacagagggtggtgggagtgtggaacaagctgccctgcCGTGTTCTTAAAGCTAATAGACTGGTTTCTTTCAGGACACAGCTGGGTTTGATcctccagccaggacaggaggcatttctttacacagagggtggtgggagtgtggaacaagctgcccagccctgttgttaaAGCCGATAGCCTGGTGTCTTTCAGGACACCGCTGGATGAGATGTTGGACTGATTAGATAGTAACAACCCAGCCAGCTGGCACAGTTTGGTCTGGGTGCTGAGAGAGGAAACAATCCAAACAGATCTTGTCCCCCCGCCCCCAGCCCCAGTCCCCCTAAACTCTCACCTGCCCCCACCCTGGCGCTCCGGGTGATTGTGCCCCCACCCTCGATCTCCGCGACACAAGTGACGTCTCCTCCGCGCTCCCACAGCCACGCCGGGACTCTGACCCATGTCCGCACGAAGGGGGTACGCTGTCCCCCGGCCGTCACCGAGCCCCAGTCCGCCAGTCCCGTCAGCTCTGCTCCGGCGAGATCCCAGCGGAGGCGCGCTCGGTGCTCGGGCAGCACGCCGTACAGCATGCAAGCCACAGTGCGGCTGGCCTCCGGCCCCacagcgccctctgctggcagCAGCAGCGTCAGTGCAGGAGAGGAGCGAGGCCGGTCTGCAGGGGGAAGTCTAGTTTACTGGCTTGACTGATGAGCCACACACAGCGGGTACACTCAGCACAACATcaacagacatttacaatacagGCCCATCATGcttctctaatcccagaatatctgtcacagtgcagcagGAAGTggacctctgtctctatttctccccgctggcagtgggagcacagcctgtcctctctggacagtcaggtctgcctgtgtccagtttctgtgtccaggctgtgtcactgagcctgtcctctctggacagccaggtctgtctgtgtccagtgtctgtgtccaggctgtggtcactgaaccTGTAGTTCATCATGGTCTGTTTCTCTTTGCTGTCTCTTACCCTGCTCAGATATACAGCTAGTGTGTCTTGTCAGTACAGGGACTGTGGTCTATTTCGAAACTGGCTGCGCCATCGATCCCTGTGTTTCCATCCCGGAGAACTGTGGTTCCAGGATGAGGAGTGCGGAGCGGAGTTTAGCTCAACCTCCTCTCCTTGTCGGCTGGCAGGGTGTTATCGCGCTGTGTATTACTACCAGGTCGGAAGGGTGACTCGATAGTTACCCCACACCAGCACAGTCGATCCTCTGCCCACGTAGATCGCGGACCTCCCCGCGTAGGCGCAGACGTACGTGGCCGTGTCCCCCGGCGCGGCGCGAGACAGGGTCAGGGCGCACCGCTCCTCCTCGGCCGCGCTTCCCGGGGGCGCGCCGAGCGGGGTGAGCGGCCCCGCCGGCCCGTCGAGCGCCGCCCGGAACCAGCTCACCCTCTGACAGCCGCCGTGCGCGCCGCTGAACCCGGACAGGCTGCAGTGCAGGGTCACGGGGTCTCCCGCCCACACCGAGACGGACCGCGGCTCCTGGGACAGCGTGCCCGCGGAGCAGGCTGgaaacaatataataataaaaataataatcgtTTCCTTGGACCACAACCCTTCAGAACACAAGCTACGAGAATGTATACTACTACAGAACAAaatactattactattactattactatataCTATACTACTGTAGATGATTATAatcgtattattataatctGTAGATTACCTCGTCTCTACTTTGTCTCTATCGGGTCGGGTCTGAGGCCAAGACCCctttaaagcagtttttttaCAGAGAATATGAGgaagaacatttctttttttctgagcaCACAGGGCTTTAATAGGTGTAAACATAACAACAGTTTCACGACGCTTAACATCGACGCGGGAGGAGCGAACCGGGCGGTTTGAATATAAAGATAAAGTCTGAAATATAGAGATAAAGACTGAAAACGAACCCGAGAACAACAGGGCCTCACAGAAAAGGTAGCGGACAGGAACTGGACAAACAGCGGAAGTACAGCATATGTATCGTTTGAAGACATATTTACTGGTAGGGATAACGACAGCGCCGTTACGCGCGGAACCCCTCAGGCCGCAGGCTCGTACCTTTCAGAACGGAGGCCAGAATAAAAACAGCCAGCCGGAACATGGCGACCCTCAGACTAGATCTGATCACAGTTCAGCTGCAGGAGTCTCTCTCTGAGTGCCTTGTCCTCTCCCCAGTGTCTCAGCGTCCTTGTCCTCTCCCTCAGTGGCTCAGTGTCCTCATGTATCCCTCAGTGTCTCATGTCCTtgtcctctccctgtctctctctgagtgCCCTTGTCCTCTCCCCTGTGTCTCAGTGTCCcagtctcctgtctctctctgagtgGCTCCGTGTCCTTGTcctcttcctgtctctctctgagtgCCCTTGTCCTCTCCCTCAGCGTCCTTGTGTGTCCCTCAGTGTCTCATGTCCTtgtcctctccctgtctctctctgagtgCCCTTGTCCTCTCCCTCAGCGTCCTCGTGTGTCCCTCAGTGTCTCGGTGTCCCCGTGTGTCCCTCAGTGTCCTCGTGTGTCGGAGCCCGTGTGCTGGTACGAGCCCCTGTCCCCTGGAGCTCGTGTCTCTCACGCTGACAGGGAGCaggagctgagctgagctgatcTGTGTCTGAGACACCTGCTGCCTCTTCTGCTCACAAGCGTTTCCGCTCTCGCACGGCTTCCGGAGAGGACAGCTGAGAGCAGAGGGGCTCAGACTTTCCACCGCGCCTCAGCGGAGAGGAGGAGGGGCAGAGCGCTCCTTCAACCGTCTCACACAGACCGAGGCAGAGGAAGGCTGTCAGATTTCTCCTGGTACTGGGCCTGGGCCTGATGCTGTGGTCACTCTGGCCTGGGGGTCAGTGCAGTGATGAAGGTGTGGTCAGTCTGGTCTGGGGGTCAGAGCAGTGATGAAGCTGTGGTCACTCTGGCCTGGGGGTCAGTGCAGTGATGATGCTGTGGTCACTCTGGCCTGGGGGTCAGTGCAGTGATGAAGGTGTGGTCAGTCTGGTCTGGGGGTCAGAGCAGTGATGAAGCTGTGGTCACTCTGGCCTGGGGGTCAGTGCAGTGATGATGCTGTGGTCACTCTGGCCTGGGGGTCAGTGCAGTGATGAAGGTGTGGTCAGTCTGGTCTGGGGGTCAGAGCAGTGATGAAGCTGTGGTCACTCTGGCCTGGGGGTCAGTGCAGTGATGAAGGTGTGGTCAGTCTGGTCTGGGGGTCAGAGCAGTGATGAAGCTGTGGTCACTCTGGCCTGGGGGTCAGTGCAGTGATGATGCTGTGGTCACTCTGGCCTGGGGGTCAGTGCAGTGATGAAGGTGTGGTCAGTCTGGCCTGGGGGTCAGAGCAGTGATGATGCTGTGGTCACTCTGGCCTGGGGGTCCATGCAGTGATGAAGCTGTGGTCACTCTGGCCTGGGGGTCGGTGCAGTGATGAAGGTGTGGTCAGTCTGGCCTGGGGGTCCGTGCAGTGATGAAGGTGTGGTCAGTCTGGCCTGGGGGTCCGTGCAGTGATGAAGGTGTGGTCACTCTGGCCAGGGGGTCAATGCAGTGATGAAGGTGTGGTCAGTCTGGCCTGGGGGTCCGTGCAGTGATGATGCTGTGGTCAGTCTGGCCTGGGGGGTCAGTGCAGTGATGATGCTGTGGTCAGTCTGGTCTGGGGGGTCAGTGCAGTTATGAAGCTGTGGTCAGTCTAGCTGGATGCTGTATTTCTACTTGCTGACATCCAGTACAAGAGTCACACACACCTGGTCTCACAGAAGCCTGCCCGCTCTGCTCGGAGGTGTCCTAGCAACCTGGCCGCAGGCCGAGCTGGCTCGGGCTCAGTGGCCATGAAACAAGTCTTTTCTTCTGAGCAGCTGAGGCGAGAGCCATTATCTCGAACAGGCGACCGGTTACCGTGCGACACTGCAGACCTGACTCACTGCAAaggtacacactcacaccagggccagttttcccagaagccaattcagcttccagggaggaaactggagcaccttgaAGGAATCTACacgaacacaggaagaacatgccaactccacacagacagcacccccaaGGCCAGAATTAATAACAAACCActcaccactgcgtcacaggtaatggggactcccctccaccaccaccaatgtgcagcaacctggatgatgcaacggcagccatagtgcgctatagagggggattattaggaggccatgattggtaagggccaattggaaatttggccaggacaccgcggttacacccctactcttttcgagaaacgccctgggatttttaatgcccacagagagtcaggacctcggttttacatctcatccgaaagacagcacctgtttacagtacagtgtccccgtcactatactggggcattaggacccacacggaccacagggtgagcgcccccccactggccccactaacacctcttccagcagcaaccttatctttcccaggtggtctcccacccaggtactgaccaggctcacacctgctgagcttcagtgggttgccagttgtgagttgcagggtgatatggctgctaaccATATCAAGGTTAGGCGCCGGCTCCCCCTTGATCCCGAATTGGAAGAAGGGGTCAGAAAACTGATGGAGACATATGAATCGCAACTGCTCGAGCAGACGTTGGGGATTGTACAGCTTCACCCTGCGTGGTTAGAAAGTGCAATAACGTGTTTCAGCAGAGCAGACCGTGAGAAGATATTTATGGAATGAACCTCTGTTTCACGCCTGCTTCACAATTCATTACGAACCGAGTTCGCAGGTTTCGCGGTGGCAATCAGTGTCAGCCGGGCAGTGATTTCGGTTCTGCCTAGTAAGTAACGCAGGGTCAAGTGGGCTTGTCGCAGGGGAGTCGTCACAGAGTTTTCTTCTCACACGGAGGAGAGACAGGACCGCAGCCCGTCCGGGGAGTCGCGACCGCGAGTTTACTCCATAGGCGACGCATTCACAGAGCCGCCTCTCCCGTGTGAAATCGTCTACAACGGTTCATAACGGTCAGAAAGACCGAAAAGACTGTATGAGGTAACGGGAAGAAAATATCGCCGTTCCCGGTCAGGCTCGGCCCGGGCCAGTGAAGGTGCGCGGACACCCGGAGCTCCGAGGGCGTTTCGTGGTCTCCGGGCTTGACGACTGCCGTGCCTGTGAGGTGAGGACGGGAGTTTAGTAACGCTACCTAGCGTTGTCTGGGTAGCCGCAGAGTCAATAGAGCCAGAGAGCCAGCTGAACCGTCGCCTGCTGTTGACTTAGCGGCTGTTTACCGAGAGACCCGCCCGGACCGCAGCGCCGCTCCGGAGATCAGCAGCTCCCGGCTTCAGctcaaattgttattttttaagccACCAGGAATTCAGGACCTTCCGCGTTCCTCACCCTCCCCTCCTTGGAACAGCGAAAACCGCATGAGAAGGTAAGGCTTCTGTCCACCGCCTTCAGACAGCTTTCTGTCAACCTGGCAAGGAAAAAGCTCTCTAGCTGCGCTCCGCTCCGCGCTGTGGGACTACTGTTTCCACCACTATAATAATAGTATATCGctacatattatttattacacttttggacactccagtcacagtgctttacaggtaatggggatcccctccaccaccaccagagtgcagccccacctggatgacgtgacagcagccatagtgcaccagtactctcaccacacaccagctctcagtggggaggagagcagagtgatgaagccagttcagagatggggattattaggaggacatgattggtaaaggccagggggaaatttggccaggacactggggtaacacccctactcttttcaagaaacaccctgagattttttatgaccacagagagtcaggacctcggttttatgtctcatatgAAGGACGGGacgtttttacagtatagtgtccccgtcactgtactggggcatcaggacccacatggaccagaGGGTGAGAGACCCCTGCTGACCTctctgacacctcttccagcagcaaccttacagTAGTTCtgcccaggaggtctcccatccaggttctGACCAGGCTaagacctgctgagcttcagggggctgccagctgtgagttgccaGGTGACATAGCTACTGTCTTTtca is a window of Lepisosteus oculatus isolate fLepOcu1 chromosome 6, fLepOcu1.hap2, whole genome shotgun sequence DNA encoding:
- the LOC107076027 gene encoding uncharacterized protein isoform X1, yielding MFRLAVFILASVLKACSAGTLSQEPRSVSVWAGDPVTLHCSLSGFSGAHGGCQRVSWFRAALDGPAGPLTPLGAPPGSAAEEERCALTLSRAAPGDTATYVCAYAGRSAIYVGRGSTVLVWDRPRSSPALTLLLPAEGAVGPEASRTVACMLYGVLPEHRARLRWDLAGAELTGLADWGSVTAGGQRTPFVRTWVRVPAWLWERGGDVTCVAEIEGGGTITRSARVGAAGQPEKCPALVAGLSGVSVLLLAVAALRFQFWRRAGRAGQRAADTPRVSFMVPSDATENELHYSTVTFQERK
- the LOC107076027 gene encoding uncharacterized protein isoform X2; amino-acid sequence: MFRLAVFILASVLKACSAGTLSQEPRSVSVWAGDPVTLHCSLSGFSGAHGGCQRVSWFRAALDGPAGPLTPLGAPPGSAAEEERCALTLSRAAPGDTATYVCAYAGRSAIYVGRGSTVLVWDRPRSSPALTLLLPAEGAVGPEASRTVACMLYGVLPEHRARLRWDLAGAELTGLADWGSVTAGGQRTPFVRTWVRVPAWLWERGGDVTCVAEIEGGGTITRSARVGAGQPEKCPALVAGLSGVSVLLLAVAALRFQFWRRAGRAGQRAADTPRVSFMVPSDATENELHYSTVTFQERK